The DNA window tttccattatattcatccgttttttttattatttccaAATTTTTCTGTTTCATAtttaattcattatttatcattaaaaacataatttcttcatcattttcttctGTTATTTTTACATGAAATACAAATTTTGTAAACACATAATTAGTAACAGAATATTCAGTttcaaaagaaaataatttcctctctttatatataagatcactaaaagaatttatttcatctaatggatatatattctgtatattttttggtATATTGCtaatatttaattcatGATCTGCTTTGTTCAGTATTCCTAATTCTCTAGCTTTCGTGATATTTAAATCatcaaaaataaatattgccacaatttcttttatacctttttccatataatatttgtatgtTCTTATGGAATTATTTACTATTTTTTCGTTGTTATCAACTAAattcttttcattaataataaactCACAATATCTTTGAAACTCATTTCTTTTGTCTCGCAGTATTTCTCTTGTCGAAATACAGCATACATGGTAATATtttagaaatataatagaCAAAAGTATCAAATTCAAaatcttcatttttttaaataaataaataaaataataaaataataaaataataaaatttaatattaaaaaaaaaaaaaaaaaaaaaaaaaaagaagcAATAGTTATATTAGAACCTGAATTTTATCCTGTATTTCGCAACCACTATTCAAAATAAACTTAATATCaaattcaaataaaaaaataaaaaaaattaattattttgaGTGATGAATGAtatgtaaatttttataaaccgaaaaaaaaaaaaaaaaaaaaaaagattattcataataaaatcatttttatgagacaatttattttttttcctattttacttttttcttttatttttttatatctattatatatgttctaCACTATTGAAAATATTGGCTAGTTTAAaggggaaaaaaaaaaaaaaaaaaaaaaaaaaaaaaagaatacccataataatatcattcTTATAAgacaatatattttttttcttattttacttttttcttttatttttttatatctattatatatgttctacattattgaaaaaattGGCTAGTTCGAATGGGggaacaaaataaaaaataaaaaataaaaaaaatttttttacagaatttcttcctttttggctagatatataataataatattattaaaaaaaaaaaaaaaaaaaaaaaaaactttaCTATAAATAccaaatatatacaaatgttgtatatatataatgtacTATATGTTTctatatacataaaatgGAACTGTTGTAAAAATGGAAATGTGTTTCATACACATCCGATTCTGAGTCACATAAAAAACTCTAAGAATTAAAGAAgtaacattttttttttttttgaataaaataattacataaatataaaataccactaaaaaatttacgcttataatttatttatcaaCCTTATTTGATAGTTATATAacaagaagaaaaaaaaaatatataaatataaattattcataCAGATCCATATTCAAACATATAATGCActctttttaaattttctcatatatatgcttataaatatatatatatatatatattatatatattatattatatatgtataatcTTATAATGGCATAATTAAAGGTATATTATTCTTACTTATAATCATATGAAATaacattaataatatatatatatttaaaaaaaaaaaaaaaaaaaaaaaaaaagaaataaaacaatctaaaaattattatgaaaaatgaaaataatatatcattaaccttaaaatgaaatataaaaattaacacatatatatatatatatatatatatttatttatttatttatttaccCATGGTGAACATGTTAGAACAATTACAAAAGAAATGTACtcttaataaataaataatgaaaaatgtaAGTACTCATATTgctatatatttattctgttatatatttttaattcatcatttatgttatacatttaaaatTGATAATACCCcaataaaaaataacaaatttAGTGATATTCTTCAGAGAGcagtaaaaaatataaataaacatcttaacaagaaaaatgtaaactacgatatatgtaaatatagaaaaattCCCAAGATTCTGTTACAAACAAATAATTGtaagaaaaagaaaaagttGAATTATATAGTTGGAATAGAAAATACATGTGATGATACTTGTATTTGTGTTATTGATACCgatttaaatataattaaaaatgtaatcATATCCCACTATAAAGTTGTGCATAGTTATGAAGGTgtatatcctttttttataagttCTTTAAATAGTTTGTTCTTAAAACATTATGTCAACAAAATATTAGATAATATAggtaaagaaaaatattagtttatataaatatatattttttctttttaattgtATACACATAATTATAAGTATTACTGACAATATAGaaacttatatatatatatatatatatattattttattttttttctttttatatagaTCCTAAACGTGTTATCTGTTATGGCTTTAGTTCCTGTCCAGGGATAGCCAAAAATATGGAAGCAgcaaaaaattatataggagaaaaaaaaaaacaaaatgaaaatatcaaaataaGTGCTgtaaatcatatatttgCTCACATTCTTTCACCactattttttaatttttataatgataagCATACGTACACAAATAGTGctgaatataaaaatgaaaatataaaagcAGATGAAAAGGATGacaaaatttatttaaacaTATCAGAAAGCATAAAAAGTGATAAGGAGcataaaaacaaaataaaaaatgttctggaagttttaaataaaaatattatcacacaagaaaaattaataaatttgaTAGAGGACgatttttttacatatgGATCATATGTACTAAAcagaataaaaaaaaaaaaaaaaccagAAGAGAATAAATTggatgataataaaataaataatactGAAGCAAAAACGGTGAATGAggaaaaaaaggatatacATAATGAAACGTTAAATATCATACAAACGGAATATATGAAAGATGGCTATCTTTGTATTTTAGTTTCAGGAGGTAGTACAGATGTGTACAAAGTTCAGAAAGATACAAAAAATGCTATTAATGTGTGTAAAATATCTACAACAATGGATATAACTATTGGTGATGTGATTGATAAGGTTACTAGACTCCTCGAACTTCCTGTTGGTTTAGGTGGAGGACCATTTCTTGAAAAAGAAGCACAAAAATATCTTACAAATTTAAAAAGTACATCTAATGAAAATTTTCAAAATGACCCTTTTCAACCTTTTCCTAATCCTTTTTCGactaataatataattgaTTTTTCGTAAGTTCTTAGTCTTCATTTTGTGTATTTAATAGTAATTGcatatgttatatatttataaaaaaaataaattaatatatatatatatatatatatatatatatatataatatattattattttaattcccatttttctattttcatttccattttaatttttatttctatttcatttttttcttatatttattatttttcatttttttgtagCTTTTCtggaatatataatcacatgagtaaaataataaaaaaattgaaaagTGAAAAATCATTTGAAAAGGAAAAAGGAAGATATGCATACTATTGCcagaaaaatatattccatcatttattaaaacaagtgaataaaataatgtatttttCAGAACTccattttaatataaaaaacgTATTTATAGTTGGGGGAGTTGgttgtaataattttttatatcaaaGTTTAAAAGATATGGCTGCAAAAAGGGACAATGAAgaaaatcaaataaaagaatataatcGCTTAAGAAAACGattaaggaaaaaaatgaaaaaaattaatgatgaaaaattgtctgtattaaaaatttcAAAAGATAGTCTCAAAAGTGATCACGATTATAATTCTTCCTTGTCATGgaagatatatttaaaaaatcttttaaagaaaaggaaaagtAAAGACGTTCTATCAACAttcaaattatttaattttgaTGACTTTATTAAATTGAAACAACAAGGAAGTTTTTTATTGGATGATActgtttttaaaaaagatacAAGTAGGTTCattatgttaatatatatatatatatatatatatatatatatatttttctttatgtGTACTAGCcatattgttatttattggatagctttttttttttttttttttttttttttttttaaatattataatatatatgtacaagCCAAATTGTTATGACCAagtaaattattttaatatatatatattaatattcttctttttaaattttatagGTCCTTGGAGTATTTACAAGACCCCTTTAAACCTTAGTAGGGACAATGCTGCAATGATAGCCTTCAACacttttttaaatttacacaataaaatgtaataaaagaaaaattatatatatatatatgtatatttttgttcatataaGTAGAacataaatacatacatacatatacatatatatatatatatatatatatatatatattttatttatgttttcCTTGCAGGAACCTTTATGACGACACGTTAGATATCGATATAAAAACAACAGTAAAAACAAAATTGGAGAATAATTTCCTACTTTTATCggatataataatttttgaTGTAATGCTACAGTATTATGACAATAATAAGGGATGATTGgaaaatatgttatatatatatatatagtatgataatatgtcaaaaaaataaaccATTCAATTTATCAAAAcgaatattataatgagttattaatataatttgaaaaaattaacaataagatattttatttatttactaAATTTAAGGTCAAACacttttaaatttttaaaatattttaaattcacaaaaaaaaaaaataaaaataataatcataaaaaaaataacaaataaataataaaatatacaaatatgtacatatatatatatatgtatcacaaaataacaatatattttgtaaattcataaaatattaattatgacaaagatttaaaaataattaattattacatgaaaaaaaaaatattcaaaacatattaatatacatacatatatatttatttatttatatatatatatatatatatatatatatatttttttacacAAAAAGGACGTCCCTTTTAGGTTTTGATAAAGGTACAGTTATCATTAATTATAGAATAATGTTTATGAACCGGATGAAGTAAataatcatttatatttttgataaaACTTGTTtcttcataatatttatacatatgaGAAAAATTAGttttgtttaatatatatggaaggaatttttgtttgtttgtttttttcataaCATCTTTTAGACATATATATGGTTGATATGAGAATTCATAATTGTATCCTTTTAAAAGTTGATATGTGTTTTTAGGATAATATAAgttatgattttttttatgaaaatgtTTTAGTTTCATAGAGTTTACAACACATAAATGTAAATTATctatgtatataatttttcgATTTTGTTGATCGGTTTTAAcatattctttataatttgtatataaaataaaatgtatattaataaatgaGCATCCTATTTTATGCGgaataatatagatatgATTATTGTTCATAATGATAGtatctaatatatttgGATGTGATACGTTTAAAATAAGTTTACCATTTGGTGGGAATGAAATCTTTtgcatatttttattatacaagtgaatataaaaatattgtataaCATTTAATGGAATgtattttgtataatagTTCTGTATAGTAGcactatatatatgtgatatattgattgttattttaatgattccttttttatcaggaatattatttctatttacataataatgagaagaaatatatgtacattCATATGGTGGtgttttcattttttctatatgtgacaaattatatatttgaaacattttaaaaagacgaaaatgtttataaaaattataaattgAATTGGTACTTAACTCTAGGGTTGGtg is part of the Plasmodium reichenowi strain SY57 chromosome 4, whole genome shotgun sequence genome and encodes:
- a CDS encoding hypothetical protein (conserved Plasmodium protein, unknown function), translating into MKILNLILLSIIFLKYYHVCCISTREILRDKRNEFQRYCEFIINEKNLVDNNEKIVNNSIRTYKYYMEKGIKEIVAIFIFDDLNITKARELGILNKADHELNISNIPKNIQNIYPLDEINSFSDLIYKERKLFSFETEYSVTNYVFTKFVFHVKITEENDEEIMFLMINNELNMKQKNLEIIKKTDEYNGNNNMPSVNSNSVNLYQKHPQAFVQFIGAIIGIATLVSSISGAVSGISSIFSSRPAPTPPEFLGDEKSKLSKYETGKKEVEKKDKKKKYYQEEDDVYDYDEYYDDEYYDDEYYDDEYYDDEYYDDY
- a CDS encoding peptidase, M22 family, putative, yielding MKNVSTHIAIYLFCYIFLIHHLCYTFKIDNTPIKNNKFSDILQRAVKNINKHLNKKNVNYDICKYRKIPKILLQTNNCKKKKKLNYIVGIENTCDDTCICVIDTDLNIIKNVIISHYKVVHSYEGVYPFFISSLNSLFLKHYVNKILDNIDPKRVICYGFSSCPGIAKNMEAAKNYIGEKKKQNENIKISAVNHIFAHILSPLFFNFYNDKHTYTNSAEYKNENIKADEKDDKIYLNISESIKSDKEHKNKIKNVLEVLNKNIITQEKLINLIEDDFFTYGSYVLNRIKKKKKPEENKLDDNKINNTEAKTVNEEKKDIHNETLNIIQTEYMKDGYLCILVSGGSTDVYKVQKDTKNAINVCKISTTMDITIGDVIDKVTRLLELPVGLGGGPFLEKEAQKYLTNLKSTSNENFQNDPFQPFPNPFSTNNIIDFSFSGIYNHMSKIIKKLKSEKSFEKEKGRYAYYCQKNIFHHLLKQVNKIMYFSELHFNIKNVFIVGGVGCNNFLYQSLKDMAAKRDNEENQIKEYNRLRKRLRKKMKKINDEKLSVLKISKDSLKSDHDYNSSLSWKIYLKNLLKKRKSKDVLSTFKLFNFDDFIKLKQQGSFLLDDTVFKKDTSPWSIYKTPLNLSRDNAAMIAFNTFLNLHNKMNLYDDTLDIDIKTTVKTKLENNFLLLSDIIIFDVMLQYYDNNKG